ATGACTACATATACACCGATGATGCAACAATATTTGCTCGTAAAACAAGATTACAAAGATGCTTTTTTATTTTACCGTTTAGGCGATTTTTATGAACTGTTTTTTGATGATGCCATTAAAGCGTCACAGCTGCTGGAAATTACATTAACAGCGCGTGCCGGCAATACAGATAATCCAATTCCGATGTGTGGGGTACCGCATCACTCTGCGCAGGGCTATATCGAAACACTTGTCGCAAAAGGTTTTAAAGTGGCAGTATGCGAACAGACGGAAGATCCAAAGCATGCAAAAGGTGTTGTGAAACGCGAAGTTGTACAAGTAATTACACCGGGAACGATTACAGAGGGAAAAGCGCTTGACGGGAAATCCAATCATTTTATTGCTGCTGCTGAAAGTAATGAAGATGATGAAATCGTCTTTGCCTATTTGGACGTATCAACAGGGGAAGCAAACTGTTCGGTAATTGAAGGAAGTGCAAAACAATTAATTCAGCAAGTACAAGCATATGCGATAAAAGAACTGATTGTAACAGAACAGCTGCAGTTACTGCTTGCCGATTATGCGGAAGCAGGAGGTATCGTCCTATCACTTGAAACAGAAGAAATGGATCCGGTAAAGGCAGATCAGTATGTTGCACATTTGCCGGTTCAGCTGCAAGGTGTGGCAAAGCGACTACTACAATATGTGGAACGTACACAAATGCGTTCTTTATCGCATATTCAGCCGTTTTCCTATACTGAAGCCGATAATTTCCTTCGTATCGATACAAATTCCAAACGTAACTTGGAGTTAATCCAATCGATACGGGGCGGGGATGCTAAAGGTACATTGCTTTGGCTTTTGGATGAAACGGTAACAGCGATGGGAGGCCGAAAACTGAAACAATGGATGCACCAGCCGCTCGCAAAGAAAAATGCTATTGAAGCACGACAGGCGATTGTTACGGAATTACTGGAAGACTTCTTCTTGCGCGACGAATTAACGACACTGCTGAAAAATGTATACGATTTAGAGCGTCTGGCAGGGCGTGTAGCATTTGGTTCTGTTGGAGGGCGCGATCTGGCACAGCTGCGCGAATCATTACGACAAGTACCCGAGATTCAGCAAAAGCTTGTAAACAGCGGGTTGGAGAAATGTGTGACGCTTGGTCAAAAGCTGGACGTATGTGCCGATATCGAACAATTGCTGGCAGAGGCGATTACCGATCATCCGCCAATTTCGATCAAAGAAGGCGATGTCATTCGCGATGGCTACAATGCACAGCTGGATGAATATCGTGATGCATCCCGAAACGGGAAAGACTGGATCGCCCAGCTTGAGCAGAAAGAACGTGAACTGACAGGGATCAAAAATTTAAAAATCGGCTATAACCGCGTGTTTGGGTACTATATTGAAATTACAAAATCCCATTTGAATAATACGGACCTGGCACGTTTTGAACGAAAACAAACTTTAGCGAATGCCGAGCGTTTTATTACAGAAGAATTAAAAGAAAAAGAAGCACTGATCTTGAATGCTGAAGAGCAGAGCCTTGCATTGGAATATGATTTATTTGTAGCATTGCGAGAACAGTTAAAAGGGTATATACCTCGGGTTCAGGCATTGGCTGCCCAAATCAGTGAGCTTGATGTTCTGATGAGCTTTGCAACGGTAACCGATAAGTACCGTTTTACAAAGCCGGAATTCCATGAAGGACGTGCTTTGAAAATTATTGAAGGAAGACATCCGGTCGTTGAAAAAATGCTCAATAAACAAAGC
This window of the Solibacillus isronensis genome carries:
- the mutS gene encoding DNA mismatch repair protein MutS; translated protein: MTTYTPMMQQYLLVKQDYKDAFLFYRLGDFYELFFDDAIKASQLLEITLTARAGNTDNPIPMCGVPHHSAQGYIETLVAKGFKVAVCEQTEDPKHAKGVVKREVVQVITPGTITEGKALDGKSNHFIAAAESNEDDEIVFAYLDVSTGEANCSVIEGSAKQLIQQVQAYAIKELIVTEQLQLLLADYAEAGGIVLSLETEEMDPVKADQYVAHLPVQLQGVAKRLLQYVERTQMRSLSHIQPFSYTEADNFLRIDTNSKRNLELIQSIRGGDAKGTLLWLLDETVTAMGGRKLKQWMHQPLAKKNAIEARQAIVTELLEDFFLRDELTTLLKNVYDLERLAGRVAFGSVGGRDLAQLRESLRQVPEIQQKLVNSGLEKCVTLGQKLDVCADIEQLLAEAITDHPPISIKEGDVIRDGYNAQLDEYRDASRNGKDWIAQLEQKERELTGIKNLKIGYNRVFGYYIEITKSHLNNTDLARFERKQTLANAERFITEELKEKEALILNAEEQSLALEYDLFVALREQLKGYIPRVQALAAQISELDVLMSFATVTDKYRFTKPEFHEGRALKIIEGRHPVVEKMLNKQSYVPNDCVLTEDKNMMLITGPNMSGKSTYMRQVALIVVLAQMGCYVPADEAILPITDQIFTRIGAADDLAAGQSTFMVEMLESQYAITHATKNSLLLFDEIGRGTSTYDGMSLAQAMMEYIHDEIGANTLFSTHYHELTDLENELARLQNVHVSATEQDGRVVFLHKVKKGAADKSYGVHVAELAEMPETILQRARLLLEQFEATNAEKPQAIFEQEPPQNPQLVEQVAENDLQLSLFTMEEEPSIAPEQQEVLDALKKLNVMGTTPMQAMTLLHELQQKLLGNQ